The Belonocnema kinseyi isolate 2016_QV_RU_SX_M_011 chromosome 1, B_treatae_v1, whole genome shotgun sequence genomic interval agttattggcctgtaatgattcggttcagctaagttgcctattttcggcagaagtattgtgtgcccttccaccaaacactccggaatcggctcttcggATTTTAAATAGAAGGTGAAAATGCGGGAAAAATGCTAACGGGTTGAAGCAAACTTTTTCCAcaagaagattttgaaataatctcgtctcggagcggaatagttcttcatccctcttaatacttttttcacctcctcggtagtgttgggtgggcattctttattaggtgttacgaaggcatcacacagctccttgaagctatttaaattttctgagtcttcgtccagtctatgctgcacttcgtagacacatctccaaaatacttcgaccttctctggtttgggcAGGAGGTTGGcagtaactggagagtcttggaagGGTCAAGAAGGGTCAGAGAGAAAccattgattttctctgatctacttctccctccgctctagacttctcttaaagtcagatagtatccgtattctctcaacaatatgctgcctgatggtcatcaGCTTTGACATGTTCCATGTGTGATAACGGTCCCGAAGTTCGCGAGCGAACTTTCGAATCtgagcggtaaaattcctgccagatgtgatgcagttaatgtattcgtcttttggtcttatgatcaaccgttggttttgttttacggttcgcatcaacCAAAGCTCtctctgcattatacacataataattaATAGCTCAgtggtcggattcttcggaaaaatgtccaagaagctcgtcatccatttcagccagatctttaggattgagagaaaccttggtgttgatgtttctccgggttaagaagcatcgctcttcctctatcggatgcctaaCCTCCGTTTTcttagtgtcgtctctctttccctgttgccggcttgttttagctgtaGTAGAGTAGACGTTCCACTTACAGAGTCCCTTTTTTGgcgtagttcggcatggtttcgcagacgttcatgcgaaaagtgcgatagctccgggtgtctttcgcaccacagagcatgtagccgtgccatgtaatgccgttcaggggccacactcgcatcgttgcacactagcaagtcgtaattcagtcgctccgtccacttaAAGGTCCCAAGattcccagctctagattggtcggcattgttggccgacccattgtcgtgagccctgcgcgttctgttattttgaaccgcactcactacaactatgtttgttgttgtcattgttgttccaccaagaagctagggaaaggggttcgtccatccttgtagagccccgcatgcaaggataaggctgcataatctgagaggtcgcccggtatcccagagtgaCCGTTCtcgacacctcacccaggtgccattcagatttcggaacggttttcacacctccgcttgggggttaattcctttgggaccacctctggacaattttccgcgactgcatatttatttttgtaaccatattcagcagtaACCCTTGGTACAAGGACCCTCCATCCGCAAACCGAGGAtcatcacttttttgaaatgctcaaaagtaataattatttattcattagaatATGCATGTTTTATAAAGAAGTTCATAATTGATCATACTTTGACTGTGTAAcatgcgaaaaatattaattatttatttattcgggTATctccgaaatgaaattttttcctatGAAATTTTGCAATATACTTTAGGTAGTATCTCACGAAAATTTCAGCGTGTACCGTCAATAAGTTTTTGAGATATAACAAATAATTTAGAGCCGTGTTACTTTGAGCGCGAGCTGCTGCATCGTCATACCCATTCTACCACGAGCATGTAAAGTCGAGTTCGTTAACTTACGCAATCGTGGCTAACATATTCAAACCTAGGACAAGGAgagtaaattttcacttttaattggtGATTTTGCACGGGTTTAATGCAATGTAACTTTTGTGTCCCCTTTACTATTacgtaattttcaaattgaacttttaaaacttcAGCAGCTGCTTCATAATCTCGATCATTTTTGTAAATCACCGATATATTAGAAAAACACCCGTCCTTCTTTGACCATTCATACAATTCCAATGCCGAACTTATTTGACTATCTGCACTCATTTGTAGACTTGTTCTTCGTGCTTTTCTTTTCAGAGCCTCACCTGCTCCGACACAAGGACCTTTTCCAGGTGTggtggcttgaaaattccactttgcaGAACGACCGAAATCTTGCTCATGGTGATAAATGGTTGAAAAATGTTTCGCGTTTTTGAATTGCTGGGGCGCTCCGCCcgaaaaataaatgcattcaCTCAGATTTGGATAGAAGCTCGAAAGAATAAAAACCAAAGTCTTGTGCTTAATTGAAccattatttttgcaatataaaaCTATTGGGACAATTGTTGCCTTATCGTTATTCCAATGAACACCAGGGACAGCATTTTGGAAAACAAAcgcataattttctgcaaaatcacAAATTACAAGACATTGCTcaacttgcaaatttttttctacatttttgtatCAAGTTTCCTGTTCAGTCACGATAAAAGAATGAATAAGGAATGCTTTACCGGATTCgataaacttttgaataaattgttcagttgaaactGTTAAAGATTGTTTAGTTGATCTAGGTTGTGGAAACCACTGTTTGTAACTTATCTGCGGAACGTTACTTTTATCAGAAACTGTCGACAAAATATTGGACAAAATTTGGAATGTGGGACATTCTTGATATTGTCCAAAAAAACATTTCTCTGTCGGATTTGGGCAAAGTGAAAGCAATAAAATATCTTGATAGTTGCTTACAGGATGgttttcttttttcatcaaattcacgATGTTACTTCCTGTGAAAGAAGGAATTATTATGGTACTATCTTTTTAATATTACTGTGAagtataactaaatatttaattgtgtcttagaatttttgatgtttttaaaaggGAAGAAACCaggcgaaaataatgaaaaacttgataaacaaatttaaaaattggagtttaCTGATTGGTTTTACGATCATTTAACTTAACTCAATATTTGCGTTAAATAATatagaattttatcaaataactttTTCTACGCTGTTTAAATAATACCATTAGTTTCATATTTTCATGGATGGGACAAACGCAAACAATATGTGTTTCGCCTGAACCAGCCAAAATACAATGCTCTGGTATGAGCGAGAAAAATTTACGCAAGCCAACTTTCATATTAGTATTTTCCTTAATGAATTTCAAGTATATTTCTTTCAAGTTTCCCAATATTAAACGTTTTTGGAAAACATCGGATTTCCCATTTATGTTCACCGATTTTGTATCTTTTTGCCCAAGCACTGGAGAACTAACATTGTCGTATtcataaaactctttaattttagtttctgttTTGGCAGAAATAACTTTACCTGCAATTAAATAAACcgataaatttcagttaaaaaaatttttaacatggcTTACGTTGAATGTTTATGCagctaaaaactattaaaattaattaatgagtaaTGACTTTAAAATTCGAACTACTGGTAACCAGCTCTGTTGGGAGGTGTTGAAAAATTCCCTCTCTCAGTGTAAACTCTCGAGCTTTGTGTATGAAGTAATGCGAAGTATTCATTAATTTAGCTGCCTTACGCACAGACCATTTTGTTCCCAAAactgtcaatatttgaattttctcttgCTGGATTTTATTTGGGTCATGAAACTttgctttcaattcagaaataaactGAGGACTATGTTCATATTCATCCTGCAATAAGTAAATATGacacaaataattaaatgtaaaaaacattgataattaatgaaaaatttccaaaacatcaACTCACTTTGGATTCAGAATCGGAAAGCAAAAAAATGTCGTCATCTGAGATGTCAGGGTAAGATTCACTTGAATTCTCAGGGTTAGAGTTGAAGTCATTTGACGTTTTTATACTGTCTGAATAAATTAATCACatacataaagaaataataaCGCGATTTGGAGAAAATTTGACCAACTAATAAAGCAAGTAATCGCTCGTTTCTCTAACGCACTGATTCCCGATTTTTTGTCTACACGGTGCACACAAAACATCGCttgatcttaaaaattgtaatttctctaAGATCAATTTTGACGGGTGGCGTAAATTGGTCCTTTGACTTTTTAAAGAGTGCGTTTTTTCATTGAAGGGATTACAACCCTGGTTTTTGAATTTTACTaccgacatttttaacaaaaaatgcaaaatacaaaatgaaacacTGCGTGAGTGAAACTGAACTGCCAACTGTCAGAAATCGACGCATTCAAGAAAAATGGCAAATGTGAAAAACATCGTGTTTTGTTTTGGTCGTGGTGTCAACAAACAAGATTTTTGCCTCCGCTAGACACAATCTTAGAAAAAGGTCGTACGTGTATGAACAATTAACAATTATGCATTTCATTATAAAACATGcagattttaatgaataaataattgttacttttggcaatttcaaaaaagtgattttcattgTCGCaagtccaaaaaaatttatttttttatttttaatgtatttttttacgactaaaaacaaaatctacgcatcctatcgaaaagtgattcattataaatttgtaggtctttccagtgtaaaattaaaaaagttgttatcagaAGCTTGTagggtttctgagtactataaataattgtacatagaattttaaaatcttgaaaaaaatgtggttttaaaactttgtggtacgatcaaattttgaatttttaacttttcgtcaCGAGGATAAATTGCTTGAGTTTCctagtactatgaataaccgttcatagaattttgaaatcttaaaaaaaggtggttttaaaaattttgagaaggtgttcactttttgaattttgattaaaaaaggctggctaacgaacctgacctttattttaggacactaatattgtataccaaaggccaatccaatctgtctattctttcgaaagtaatCGTGCTGACAAACTGAAAATCTACAGACTCACACATATACATACAGAGACACACAGTcagacagacgcattcgtaaaaacctgtttttcggattgagggggttcctaaacgtggacatttgacaaaaacggggggggggggcaattttacataaatctaatacgttctcttgatgagaatgtaaaaaactactCTGCACAGTCAAACTGAATTTAGAAAGGAGCTAATCTGAAatggaaaataaaggaaaatgGGGTACAGTGCTAGGAAATAGGAGAATATACTCGTTAAAGTACGCAAACTATGAGGTACTTCTGGCAGATTATGAAAGTGGCATGAAATTGCTAATGAAAGGAGTTGAAGAATATGTGTGAGAGATAGACCTGACAGTGAATGTAGCGAAAACAATTATAGTAGGTTTGAGGAATAGAAAGAGTGAATTAAAGTACGACTGGAAGATAAATAAGGAAATAGTAGAAATGGTAGACAAATTTTGCCATGTAAGATTATGGGATGAGGCGGGAGCTTCTGCAGGTGAAACAAAGGAGGGAAGCATGGCTCTTTGATTTGCTGGTATGGTCAGTGATGTGTGACGGGATAGAGATTTAGGAGAGAAAGGAGTACAAGAAGGTATAAAACATGCTAGAGAGATTTCTGAGATGGGTTATGGGAGTGAGTTGGAGCTGCCCAGGTTATCTGCTGAGAGAAGAAACAGAAGGGAAATTTAATGATAAGACAGagaaaaagaatttcgaatttgGAAGCAAAACTTAAGAGCAATAATGGTAGCCAAGTTGCACAAGTATGCCTACAGGAAAAACTAAATAGACAGAGGACAGGAAACAAGGAAAATTCAAGATGAGAGGAGGAGAGATGGCTAGGTTGAAGCGATGGAGAATGTGTGTCGATGTGAGGTAATGGAAGGAAGTAGAGGGAAAAATGAATAAGAAGAAGGAAGAGAAGacatggaaaaaatgatagaattaaaattcaaccagtGGTATAGAATTGTTAAGAGTAAAGGGATCgcagaatatttgaaaaagtcgaaaaatgagTGCATGTATTCCAGGATGGGTTTTCAGAATGGGATAATGTATGAATGACTCTAAAGATTGGTCGGTAAAGAAATGAAAGCGTGTAGGTTATGTGGTCATGAAAAGAAATTGTGGAACCACGTGTTGGAGATATATACATGGAAAGAGAAATGAGGAAAGAGTGTGGTAGATAGAGTTAGTGGAATATTGAGCGGTTTTGGACAAGGGTAAAAATGGATGAAGAGTCTAAAAAACTAATTCAAGAGaaatatgtgtaattaaaattagtgcttttagtaaataataaaatacaatacctatttgaaatttagaaattcatagaattcattttaaaaattcataattatcttGAATTGCTTTAGAATTCtagagatttatttaaattatttcaaaatcctcCCAAATCGTTGTAATTAATTGAGtgccattatttataaaaattcttttgaatcctgttcaaattccttgaataatgaatttgttaactTACATTGAGTTCCTAAAACTATATAGttcattttgttgaattattttgaataattttgaatactcTTGAATGCCTTTCCACTCTCTGGTTTCTTTGACTTGCTTAGGATTTCTTAAATTcgcaaatgttaaataaattaagaaaggagttagttccttaaaaaaatgactgtaagataattctttaaatttatttaaaaaaatttaagtgcttttattcttggaatcttgtaaattctttgatttattttgaattatttaaaccctttacaatttttaaaatctaattatattctttataattgttttaattcttagAGTAAAAAACTTTCACTATTAAAACAATGCATTACGTACATTAAACCCAActgctcaaaaaaataattcaaaagattgatatttaagacattttaattattttgaataattttgaaccttattgcattgtttaaattttatgaagtcttcgaaaatatttccaattcattGATTTGTTTTGAATATATCAAAGCcttcttaaatctttttgaattctttaaattcttactttcattttttttctgttattgaatctTTTCAatatgttgtttaatttttttaattcttttagattattttaagtttttcgctAAAtctttacatttgttttaaatctctgaattcgTCTGAATGCTGCcgaattaattttgattattacccattttaatttttttcggttccattctttcaattcttttaaatgatttttcatcctTCTCTTTCTTTCGAATCAttcttaaatttcttgattttttccaaatgcatttaaatataaaaattaagcattatatcatattttaacctaaaaaaactaTTCTAGATTCTTCAGAATTCATTTGATTTGTGTAAATTCGTTCAATCATGCTGATTTCATTCAATTGCTTAAACTCCTCAGGGTTCTTCAAGCTCGTTTGAATTGATGAACGATTAAAGATTTGCGAATTATAACacaaatactttttatttcaatactAGTCATATAGAacacttttattcaaatttaggtCGCAACCATTGAGTTTAAGTTTCACATTTGTTAAGGCAACGGTGTAGAGGAGTGAGTTTTATATTAACTACTTCATAAAACGACATGATTGTTTTTCGGGGACCTATTGGAGTCCAAGCCATTTCATCCTTCTCCATTGCAGTGACATTATGGCTATCCATGTATACTTTAACACGTTTTAAATCACTCTTAATGCGTTTATAAATTCCAGCAAAATAATCATAACTTTCCAATATTGCAACTGCGATGCCATTGTGCGTCGATAACACAATGTGTTCTGTGCTTGGTAAAGAATCATACTTATGCTTACTTCCTACTATGATTTTTAGTGAGTTATCTTGAACAAAAGTGTgccttcgaagttcgaatatttgCCGTGGATTTTTTCGGGAGATTACGCGAAGAAATTCAAGTTGTTCAAATCCGCAGCCGAgtccgtcaggagaaggaagcaTCGTAGGTGATTTTAAAAACCTAGTTAGAAAAGGTCGTATGTAAGGAGGAGACCGACTGtgaggaggagacctggacctggcacgaagaggagAATTGGGCCTGGAAGGGGGAGGAGATTCGACGGGAGGGTTATTCAGGTCAATCACTGGTCTACGATTTCTTTTAGGCGAAGAAGATGCAGCTGAAGGTACGCCACGAGGCACATCAGGAGCACTGTTGACATTACGTGAAAATGAAGACGGAGAACCGATATCTGCAaccagaaagaaaatattaaatttttattaactttagtAGATTTGATTGTGGTTaagtttacaaagatttttacatgaaatgttaataaaaagcaACATTAAACCATTTATTGTTTGCTTCGAGGCCTACATAATTGttgataatacgagggtagttcaataagtccttagaatgaccaacagatggcgcgcgaatcactccaaatcatctgttttcagtcagcaccactcccgactagatatNNNNNNNNNNNNNNNNNNNNNNNNNNNNNNNNNNNNNNNNNNNNNNNNNNNNNNNNNNNNNNNNNNNNNNNNNNNNNNNNNNNNNNNNNNNNNNNNNNNNttgggatgcacgtggaattatacttattgactacttggaaaagggtaaaataatcactggtgaatattatgcatcattattagagcagctgaaagaagaaataaaaaaaagacgaccatgttgaaaaataaaaaaaaatttacccaaaaaaattgtttttatacttcattctaaggacttattgaactaccctcgtatttccaCACGTATCTATTATTCATatgaaacaattatttgataatctaacctTTTCATAATCTATCTATTTCGTAATCTTGCTATTTTTCTAACAAGATGTATTTCGTCGGTGTTGCCTCGCATGTGATGACAAGATCAACGTCGATTTTTCTCTATTCGTAAAATAGAACtgaatttttaggttaagaaagAACTTAGGCGTATTGAAAGGAATTGAATTCCATGCAATCGGAACATGCTAaatgtgttatttaaatttattttaattttcggaataaaaatataagttattaaTGATAGTGATGTCCACCATAAACGTATGTCGTTagactgttttaaatttaatttgtgttcACCTTCACTGCTTGGTGCTATGTTTGATGTCTGTGAGCGGCACGCTATCtggcttcttttttaaaaaattctgaaattcttaaCCAAGCCCATTTTATAGGATTATTCTTCCTATTAGTCATATCGTAAAAAATGTTGTAGACAGTAAGCACTAATGTGAAAGTTAGAGATTGTTAGTTACAAAACAATACTTATTATCACTTTTCTGTCACTCTTCCCAAATTCACGTGACCGGTCTGAATCCGTAATGGCGTATTAAGTAAAACAATTtacttaaccaaaaaatattataacaaatttaatactaacctaaaaaatataattaattatgtcAGTTAACAGACAAACGACACtttgtatttttctaatttcCCATATTAACGACTTCACCATGGGAGACCGGCTTCCGCAGCAGATCGAATTAGGCACATTGAAAACTCTttgttccaattaaaaaattcttcaagacataacctaaaaagcgaaaattttacccaacataacttaaaaaaagacGCGATGTATGAAGAAGGATAAGACCAGATATTCGTTATATTCGTTGCACCCGGGATTCGATGTTATTTCGAACAACTAAAACACTCATGAAACCAAAAAGTTCCACAAATCGGACTTA includes:
- the LOC117173632 gene encoding uncharacterized protein LOC117173632, producing MWILLCFLFFTLATCSNPIDIGSPSSFSRNVNSAPDVPRGVPSAASSSPKRNRRPVIDLNNPPVESPPPSRPNSPLRARSRSPPHSRSPPYIRPFLTRFLKSPTMLPSPDGLGCGFEQLEFLRVISRKNPRQIFELRRHTFVQDNSLKIIVGSKHKYDSLPSTEHIVLSTHNGIAVAILESYDYFAGIYKRIKSDLKRVKVYMDSHNVTAMEKDEMAWTPIGPRKTIMSFYEVVNIKLTPLHRCLNKCET